CGATCCCATCACACGACAACATTTCTGGGACTTTATCAAACACCTCACCGCTGAAGGCGTCACTGTTTTTGTAACCACCCATTACATGGATGAGGCCGAACACTGTAACCGCGTGGTGATGATCAATGCCGGTATAATCGTCGCCGGCGGCCCCCCGTCCCAAATCGTCGGCGACATCTTTCCGAATCTGCCCGACGCGGACTTGAACGATGTTTTTATTAAACTCATGACACGAAAAACAGAACCGTCAACACCATGAATCTGAGAACCGTTCAGGCCATCGCCCGCAAGGAATTTTATCATCTCATCCGGGATTTTCGCAGTCTGTATCTGGCCTTCATGATACCGCTGCTCCTGATCCTGCTGTTCGGCTATGCCCTGAGCCTTGATGTGAACAACGTCCGGACCGTTGTGGCGGACCATGACAAAACCCCCCTGAGCCGCGACCTGATCCGCATGCTGGACGCCTCATCCTATTTTAGCGTGGTCGGGCATCTGCCGGATGCCGAATCCGTGGGACAATTTCTGGATAACAACCGCGCGACCATGGGGCTGATCATTCCGCCGGGCTGGACGGAAAATATCAAGGCCGACCGCCTTAGCCCCCTGCAGGTCCTGCTGGACGGCAGCGATCCGAATTACGCCGGCATTTCCCGCGGCTACATCACCATCTTTATGGAAAACTACAACCAGAAGTTGCGCGCTGATTTTTTTAACCGTAAAAATATGGAAAAAATCAAGCCGCCGGTTGAGGGGCGCATTCGCATCTGGTTTAATGAAGATCTGGAAAGCCGCGTTTTTATCATTCCCGGCATTATCGCCATCATTATCATGATTGTGGGAGCCATGCTGACATCCCTGGTCATTGCCCGGGAATACGAAAACGGCACCATGGAAACCATATTATCCATGCCGGTAAGGGCGGCGGACTTTCTTGCCGGCAAAGCGATTCCGTATTTTTTTATCGCACTGGTGGATGTCCTGGCGGCTATTCTAATGGGGCAGCTGCTTTTCGGGGTTGTCATGAAATCAAGTTTCTGGTTGATGATCCTGGCTTCCGCCATTTATCTGGGGGTGGCCCTGAGCCTGGGGCTGCTGATTTCGGTCGTTACCAAGTCCCAGCTGGTGGCAAACCAGATGGCAATCCTGATTACGTATCTGCCGTCACTGCTGCTGTCCAATTTTGTCTTCCCCATTGAAAATATGCCGGTTTTCCTGCAAAAGTTGACACGCATCGTTCCGGCAACTTATTTCATTGATATACTCAACGGATTATACCTGCGAAACATCGGATTGAAGCTGCTTTGGCCAAGCTACCTGGTTTTGGCGGGCATGTTCGGCTTTCTCTTTATACTCAACCTTATTGTTTTAAAACGGGAGGGCCTGTAAGATGGCCTGGCTGAGAGTCCGGGAACTGGTGCGCAAAGAGTTTATTCAGTTGTTCAGGGACAAAAAAAACCGTCCCCTTTTAATCGTTGCCCCCCTGGTTCAACTGGTCCTGTTCGGGTATGTCGTCACCACCGATGTCAGGGACATCCGCGTCGGGATTTTCGACCAGAGCCGCACACGCGAAAGCCGGTTATTTATAGATGCCGTCAATGCCAATAAAACCTTCAGGATTACCCACTACCATAGTCACCCCCAAGACCTGGACCAACTGCTGCTTGAACGAAACGTCGATCTGGTCATCAATATCCCTCCGGATTTCAGCAGCCGGATCCGCAAAGACGATACGGCTATCATCCAGATCCTGGCAGACGGCAGTATGAGCAATATGACGGCCGTCAGGCTTTCTCACACACTCTCGGTTCTGGACACTTTCAACAATCAGATGATTCGCGAACGTTACCTCCAAAAACTGGACTTTGGCCGCATTGATTTGCGCATCCGCACCTGGTACAATCCGAACCTGGACAGCCGCAATTTCTATGTCCCCGGAATCGTCGCTTTTCTAGTGATGCTGCTGACACTGCTGTTGACATCCATGGCGATTATCCGGGAAAAGGAATCCGGTACCATGGAGCAGTTGATTGTCACGCCCTTAAAGCCGACCGAACTGATTCTGGGGAAAACCATCCCTTTCATACTGATTGCCCAGGCCCAAATGGTACTGGTCACAATTTTCGCGGTATTCTGGTTCCAAATTCCCCTGGTCGGCAGTATCGGCCTGCTGTTTGCAGCCACCTGCCTGTTTTTACTGAGTACGCTGGGAATCGGACTTTTTATCTCAACGATTTCAGCCACCCAGCAGCAGGCCATGATGACCACTTTCTTCTTTGTCTTGCCCTTTTTCATGCTCAGCGGATTTGTATTCCCCATCGCCAACATGCCGCTGCCGGTCCAGTGGCTCACTTACCTGAACCCGTTGCAATACTTTCTGATTATCATCCGGGGCATTTTTCTGAAAGGAACCGGCATCCATGT
The window above is part of the Desulfobacterales bacterium genome. Proteins encoded here:
- a CDS encoding ABC transporter permease is translated as MNLRTVQAIARKEFYHLIRDFRSLYLAFMIPLLLILLFGYALSLDVNNVRTVVADHDKTPLSRDLIRMLDASSYFSVVGHLPDAESVGQFLDNNRATMGLIIPPGWTENIKADRLSPLQVLLDGSDPNYAGISRGYITIFMENYNQKLRADFFNRKNMEKIKPPVEGRIRIWFNEDLESRVFIIPGIIAIIIMIVGAMLTSLVIAREYENGTMETILSMPVRAADFLAGKAIPYFFIALVDVLAAILMGQLLFGVVMKSSFWLMILASAIYLGVALSLGLLISVVTKSQLVANQMAILITYLPSLLLSNFVFPIENMPVFLQKLTRIVPATYFIDILNGLYLRNIGLKLLWPSYLVLAGMFGFLFILNLIVLKREGL
- a CDS encoding ABC transporter permease — its product is MAWLRVRELVRKEFIQLFRDKKNRPLLIVAPLVQLVLFGYVVTTDVRDIRVGIFDQSRTRESRLFIDAVNANKTFRITHYHSHPQDLDQLLLERNVDLVINIPPDFSSRIRKDDTAIIQILADGSMSNMTAVRLSHTLSVLDTFNNQMIRERYLQKLDFGRIDLRIRTWYNPNLDSRNFYVPGIVAFLVMLLTLLLTSMAIIREKESGTMEQLIVTPLKPTELILGKTIPFILIAQAQMVLVTIFAVFWFQIPLVGSIGLLFAATCLFLLSTLGIGLFISTISATQQQAMMTTFFFVLPFFMLSGFVFPIANMPLPVQWLTYLNPLQYFLIIIRGIFLKGTGIHVLWPQFVGLTILGGIVFIGAVSRFKKRLD